gaaagaagGAGAAACTGCATATAGCCTATAATGGACAGACTCTCGTAGAATGTGATACcactacgtttttagggtttgccCTAGATGATCGATGTACTTGGAAAACGCATGTGGATAAGGTATGCTCAAAAATTAATAGatttgtatatgttttatgGCGATTGACACGCATAACTGATATGAAAACCGCTATAATGGCATATCATGCTTATGTTGTATCCAATTTAAGGTACGGTATATTGATGTGGGGAAATTCGTCATATGTAAATCATGCCCttatagcacaaaaacaatgcaTTAGAGCAATATGCAACATGCGTCAAAGAACATCTTGTGTAAgttcttttattaaattgaaattgttaACTGTACACTCGATTTATATATACGAAGTTTGTGTATTTGTTAAATTGCACCCCGATATATTCGTAAAAAAAAGagatataacacattttaacacTAGATATCCTGACAGACTAGTACTCCCTAATATGCATACAgtcatgaaaaataaaagttgttatgcaatgtgcgttaaaatatttaatagactGCCTGATGAGCTTAAACAGCTACcactcaataaatttaaaaacaaactgtaCTCTTTCCTTGTCGACAAATGTTACTACAGTCTGAAGGaatttttagttaattaactgtcacttcataatttgttagtaacagTCCACGTTAATAACTAATGGCTTTATAACTAGGTTAATAATGCatgttttgattaaaataatgatgtcaattaaacttaaatttagtataagttttcaatttgcatggctttttaaagtctaaatgtgtatggctctataaataataatgtaacaccattgtataccacatttaatggcaaataaatatatttctatttctcTATTTCtattaagatgccgttttttgtcgaaagtaatcagtatatattttttgagtatttttttaaagtaatgtatatgatgagctttcatttgagatattaaacatttaaatcggttcattggtttagcttgtagaattttttgaaatattttttaaagaagtggcgccatctctgtttgtaaggggtgaaacttgcgctgctgcgggtcaaatcactcagtttggtccctactagcactgtgcaaagcggcttgcttttatcatgaaatgcagcatccgggcaaaaaatggacataacaagtatgactaaaacgggttgtcaattttagtgtatgatatagAAATTATAGAACCAGAGCGCCACTAGTGTAAACGAACTTTTGAAAgggacatttttttgtatggagttatcgttcttttcctagtgagtattatattctttgctagcgcagtctgtgctatcaaaatcgctgccaacttagcttgatcTAACTTTtgactagggttgccaccttttttctttaaacatatcttctatatatataaacgtaaaagtcctgactaactgactgactcacttaaatcaacgcccagaccaaaccgttggacctagagagctgaatttttcacaatagatagcttttatgacgttagtatccactaagaaggggtttttcaaaattcatcccctaaggtggtgaaaaaggggttgaaagtttgtatggagatcataattttttttgagtgcgggacttgaaactttgtataaacgcatattattaaaatactagaaaagtaatttcagcgtttttgaaaattcatcccttaaggtggtgaaaaaggggtagaaagtttgtatggaggtcaaacattttttttaagtgcgcgacaagaatctttgcataaaggcatgttataagaatacaagaaaagtgatttcagcgtgtttaaaaattcatcccctaaagtggttaaaaaggggttgaaattttgtcgtggtcctaattttattttaagctaggtacttgaaacttcatagaaatatatataattaaaagagaaaaaaacttatttcagcattattgaaaattcatcccccaaggtggtaaaaatggggttgaaagtttgtatggagatcaaatatttttttgagtgcgggaattgaatctttgtataaaggcatatattactagaatacaagaaaagtaatttaagcgtttttaaatattcatcccctaaaagggttaaaaaggggttcaaagtgaatctattacaaatgctttgaaacttcttagaaaggcattgtataagattccaaaaaagttatttcaacgttcttaaaaattcaaccccttaaggggttaaaaaggggatgtaagttgaaacttggtaaaaagggcattatattaaaatagacgcaaattgattacttacaccgtttttgaaaagtttgtattaatagtttcgggagcgtatatttttttaaatagtggacttgtaaatcttctaagagggtcgagagggattatatcgggaacaatatttttcagttagggtcttgaaacttcgtagtttgtgaaagacaaatttcatgcgttgcataattattaacaaatgattaaccgtccctactgatatattttgctgcataatgttccatattatgctcatgtagaatatataaccaccaacatacaaatccatgcgtacgaagtcgcgggcaacagctagtgtataatatttttgtcaaaatattgaaaaaatatagtatttactgggaaatttgaaaaaaataggacgccgatttgaggcgaattaaaaatccaagtcgcgtacgatgcgatatcggtgacatttgtataccccattcttgagtgatgaaaatatagtatttttttaatacagttgctcaaaaagtgctacttttcgtggctgtttagcgtgcggaatgttggttttcgcgaactagtgttttttacttttccaatttttttaaatgtttacatgttccaattcatgactacttattgatgagtgttaatattagtttcctttaaacgtcgtaatcaacataaaaacctactgttaattaaaggttacgaaaaatatgcatatttattattttattacttacctcttcatcattataagtattataaccacagacctaaaatgtATGCTTACGCATTataacacatttattttttaatgttgaaaaaccgttcttaataagttgtctgaatggaacggaacgcctgtcaaagaagaggcgtattttcttactgcaagaatgttttaagttttcaaaggcaacattctatattgttttaataaatatacgatacacaaataatcgtaaataacgatatttaggtaataatagtacaatgttttaatatttacaatggtttctgtcttatagaacatgcatttgaaaaaaaaaaactttcattgaagtgggttcaataataataacaaaatctattctagtcgaataaaagctagaaaaacacctcttcataatgtcaatgtcaatgatgtcgcagaatgaataatataaaagtttcgaattccattccttacttgttgcttttcttattttttcgcaactgtattaaaaaacgtcgttcgatacacgtgcgaatatgtcattcttcactcgtcccggtactcgtgaagtaatgacatactttccgcactagcatcgaaatgtactatttcgtactatattgtttttttataatatatagtacaagtgactggaatatagtacgatactatatattatagtatgggtggcaaccctacttTTGACCCTAATTtctagggttctgtacccaaagggtaaaaacgggaccctatcaaggctggcgtccactagactcgccgaggcgaatcgaatcgaatcgcaattattcgccttctatacatttactatgaatggtaaattcgattcgacgcgccgcggctcttcgtcaatagacgcagtttcatagtaaatgtatagaaggcgaattattgcgattcgcctcggcgagcctagtggacgccagcctttactaagactcggctgtctgtctgtctgtccgtatgtcaccagccggtatctcatgaaccgtgatagttagacagttgaaattttcacagatgatgtttttctgttgccgctataacaacaaatactaaaaagagaataaaataaatatttaagtggggctctcgtacaacaaacgtgatttttttgccgttttttgcgtaatggtacggaacccttcgtgcgcgagtccgactcgcacttggtcggtttttacgTGTTTGGGTGGCCGCCGTTCCTTAACCCTCCCAACGGGGCGGCAGCTGACGTCTGCGCTAACGTCCACAAGAATTCCTTATTCGGCCTTAACCACTTTAAGAGGATGCTATTGGTCATGTCATGGAAACCAGTTTCTTGCTCGTGGGCTACAcctgggccagtgataaatgcataaaaaataaaataaaaaaaaacatttttatgtttttatataaaaattataattataatttgggataaagaaataaattttacgttttaaaaattaaatcatcaagatgtcgtccgtagcggttgcggcactcttccagttttgcttgtaaattttgaaagactaaatgtcaggatttttaggggGTACGCTGGGTTACGAACCGAGGATTTGGACGTACGCGTCCGGGGATTTGTCAGGGGCCTATGTCTTATTATACTGTGACCATACTCCCTGAGCCCCCTCCACACTTGTGCGAGAATCGCaattcgcagatctgcgaactcgactccacactcgcgttcgcggcttcgcgccgcgattcgcgcacgaatgtGGAGGGGGCTATGTACTTAAACTGCTCAATCCTTCATATTGTAGGCCCTAGAAATTGTGTAGATTAGTGTTAGTATCAATATGAAAATATGGAACTTTTAACTAAATTTTATTCAACCAAACGTTCTTCTAATCAAAAATGTTAACAATGTTTCAATTAAAGTAGAATGGAAACATACAAAGTAGAAAAATAGTATAAACACAAGCTACAGAATTAAATGCAGATGAGACCTTCTTGGTTTTAGATTCTTCAATTCCGACTAGTTTTTGTGGGAACGTAGGAAttgaaacaatgtttttttcctCCTCCTCCCTTATTTTTTCGTCTATCCAAGCTTTGAAGCTGTAAGTTGGCAAAACAGTAGCCATTTCCTTGTTTATAGCATAATTAGGCGATATTTCTTGAATACAATGATCAGAACCCTTTATTATTACGCCTACTAGTTCATTTCCAAAAATAGCAGGGCCACCGTAATCGGTGAAACAAGTCGGCTGCTTCGTTTCAATGCAGTCGATGAAAACATTCAGCTTATTACCGGGGTTTCCCGAAAAACGATGCTCCACACCAGCATATTGAAGTTGCTCTGCGAAACCGGACTGTTCGTTCAGCCCAAATCCGAAAATCTCCATGTCTACGAGGTTCTGGGCGGAAGTGTAGTTGCTTAGTTTAATCTTGGAGGCAACTGAAGAATTAAATTTATGCGTATAAACAATTCCAACATCATTAAGAGATTCTTCACCGTTGTAACTTGGGAATTTTTCAGTTTTAATCACACTGATTCGAATTGCTCCTTGGGCGGTGCGCCTAGAAGATATTGTATTCACTAACACGGCATTGATTTGCTTTTGGATACATGAAGCCGTGGTTAGTATCAAGCCATTGGCGATTACCGTGCCAGAACATATATGTACGTCACTAAGAGATAAGCATGCAGCCATGAAGGGGAACTGTTTGGCAGTCGCGTTTTGAATAGGATGCATATTATTGCTTTGCCTTCTAGCACTGCATAGATTAATTCTGGTTTTGTTTTCTGGTTCGATTTCCGGAATCTCCATAGCTACATCTTTAGCCTCATCGTTGTCGCCAATGTCGTCGTTCACGTCGGCTCGTAAATTATCGACGCTCTTTTTCACATTTTCTGCGTAAGAAATACAGACAAGCCCTAAAAAGAATATagtaaaaacacgttttttcattttcaCTTTATATGAACGACGGCAAAAAATTACGTCACCTTTTGTCTTGATTTTTGCTTCTAGAACAAAAGTGacaatatattgtttttttcaAGATATGTATAGAGTATATGATCACTACGTGCAGCCagtttaaataaactaaaattaaggTGAATTTAACATACAAATAGGTTTattatagatatatttttttctcagtTTCTCATGCCATTAATAAGCGTTAGGACATCCTTAGGATAAGCGGACAAAGGGTGCAGATAAGTAGTTGAATAAGGTCTTCGTCACTTTATCCCATTTGAAAAAGTTTTACTTCTATTGTTTCTCCAGGAAAAATCCCCGTATTTTGAATAGCTAATATCCATTTTTAAAACGCAATTTCCTTCTTTGCTTTTGGGAGAAGGATGATAGCAATAACGttggctaacacattaccgcaccgcaccaaggtgcacctataagtaagagcgagaaagagatattgccTTCTCGCTCTTAcctatgggtgcgtcgcacaatgaccttggtgcggtgcggtaatcatggtatagtatctctgaagaggagtaatgtaatgctgataataatgccatctctgggttatgctggacatatattcctcagccgtggtgccctgctgagctaaaaagcggtatctcaattgaagattgcatgcaaataagtaccttaaatttgaatcataacgttccatttccagttcattcgtttttgagataccgcctttagcataaggagggctgagtgtggctagatatcattcttgtgtgtagatagtagaaaacaaaatataccaaaacaaatatttaagcaggtaacttaatcgtatttaattaaatctagaagaatatattttaataaaaaatgttttgatagtgttactaaccttacgttgcaaatgaactaggaaacaaaataaatttgaaacgtaaaagtagtttttttaatatgtagtgcaaacaccgtacaatgacagactgacgtatttagacgaataaaaaaaccaaatgacgtttggtttgacgggaaattttgaaattatttctaagttgttttttaatataaattccgtttaaacatatttttggtcagatttatgttaagatattaacaaacagcgtttctttatatcacaaccaaccttgtaagttgtgttgagttgtgctcttactcattcaaccaaaccaacgcaggcaagatgaaaagcaatgccggccgggccgcgccgaatctgtgtaccttcttgtatgtacatcggtataagggcaaggtaagtaaattttcgagtttataatatatatatacctcctgaacatttatttattatttcatctttatcaaaagctttgatagaggcttcgggtaaagcatatttatgaaatgttggcgatggaacatggaacattgtaacatttcaaataacagccgttgaactagcaccattcttagtgcccgtaaggcccgtcatacacgttgctctgattatcataattaagatactattttccgtgcctaggtcttaatctgataaatcaactacaacctgccaaaattagaaagacatacatctactgataaaatccaaccacaatacgttacctttgtcgacattttacatgaataatatcccgattcactgatttcttgttacctaacattaaatgtgacaatagcacacccttaaaatgcatgctcaacacttgtcctgtttcgctgtaaaataacctttttatacttttgataacatcttaactgttaatatattttcaggtattaaaaagctttcagaataaagttACGACATggcaggtatcgtgcttttcttcgataagtttttcgatgttgtcaatggcaatttcagtgaacctaaaaaaggaaaatatacctaatctaatgcgctgtaacacccagatcaccgcaccacaaattgtggataaaaagcttgaatgttctcaaaactatgaaatatgcgacaaaaatggatctaaattaaatcaaaaaaagttggatcaaactattgaagctttccaagttattttgggatcaagaagaaggaatgaattaggttgcctctaattattgtttaaaacatagtcaggaaataaattgttacatacttgctgttaagttattttcacggaagtgcgcttaaagcgtcgctgtatttgcatgtgtcttagttacttggaatggaacgtatgtaaataagtaggtacttataaataatatattgtacttgattcaacataagttttcatttatttattctgaaaaactgatttatgtagttttctaagcaaatggaaattggtacgacaaagattactacataaatcagtttccaatattaaagttgttacatgtaggtaaagaacccataagtacgtgtgtgtgtgtgtgtgtgtgtgtgtacatgtgtgcgtgtttactgcatatacagtctcattagttgagagcaggaccgctaggggcagcattagtagagacgtgaacgtgaaatgtccgagagtttcttatctattacagtaataacatatactaatctatggcgGTAAtgtctcagaataataactgaGGGTAATGTGTTAGTCGCTTTAGGCCGCTCGCCCACGGCGACTTTTTGTAGCGATGCTGTCGCGGGTGAATTTCAAAATCCGGCGAAAAGTTATGGTTCGgtctttataaaaaaactagtaAGTTGTCCGAGTTGcaacttttttatatgttttttatcttaatgttccTTCAATTACCATCTCCAATAacttaaaagtttttattatataaaatgtttCATGTGTCTAAAGTCATCGCCGTCTCCCGGAAAAATCTGGACCTTTTTGTTTGCAGTAAAAATTATCGCATACCTATCGTACGATTGCGATTTTTCTTTTAGTTATATATTTTCCATGTTGTTGTTTAACAcatgaaaaaatatgaaataattccTTCACCGATAaagtacatttaaaattatttaaaattttgtcacGAATATTCGTCAtcaccatggagactatataaaggagccaaatctctgtgtatgaaaagtgtccatcaaaaaacagtaattaggcggcgccaccatacaccgaaatactaccaaaaacaacctacgtaatttggtcgggttatttgttgccttatatcaggggtcggcaaccttttagcagccaagggccacttagcggttagcaaaattgcAGCGGGCCGCACACTGTTAATAATTCGTGAATTTCTTAGACAAAAGGctacattgtcgtttgtcaagaAGGACaccttttaatatacatttttatgcaaaaGAGTGCCGAAATTCAGATCGCGCTTCGCGAGTTCTTACATATAGGGCGCCCCTCATCGTCTTACAttcagggcgcctgcggcgtccctcacagttattcagcgccattCGCGCGCTTTTACAtacacacttaaaggtcgggcggagccggacattcatcgcgcttggcgcgctcttacatgcagggcgcctgcggcgtccctcacatcagttattcagcgcccttcgcgcgctcatacgtacagggcgcctgcggtgCCCCTCACACTTgtaggtcgggcgaagcccgacattcagctATGCGCGCTTTTACATGCAGAGCGctcttaaaggtcgggcgaagcccgacatccAGCAAACCctccacacttaaaggtcgggcgaaacccgacattcagcgtgcttcgcgcgctcttacattgcgataggcagacactcatattggcacgtctgtgcatattgagtgatcagcacatttaatgtagatcttgTGATAACCCAACCCAAttccaaataattaaattgaaatgaaagacttttctttttcactcgatcactttagtgacgtaggactgatgtaacccggaggctcgcgggccgccggttgccgacccctgctttagtataaaatgcaaaaaaaaatttcactaTAAATTCACATGATTGAattgtgacatttttttttagaaacaaacagtctcttatattaataagttgttacaatatagggtaatagacttatagacctacagtttcctaaaaaatagtatgaaaaccatgtgacttatataaatactaaattaaactagaaatagaaattccaagttgtcaaaacaatgttacaaaaatactctttcattttaactttttcattttatttggtttaaaaaagtaacgaattatatattaaaaataattactgtTTACATGAAGTCatactctgaatatagcacttaaataatataagatggTATTTAATTTCAGTAGTAATATtgatctatctatacatataataaagcggaagagggtcgaaagtctgtactttacttggaagatattcgaaaaaaaattggctagggatacttagaatcgataacagaacacgtt
The Cydia strobilella chromosome Z, ilCydStro3.1, whole genome shotgun sequence genome window above contains:
- the LOC134753784 gene encoding uncharacterized protein LOC134753784 → MKKRVFTIFFLGLVCISYAENVKKSVDNLRADVNDDIGDNDEAKDVAMEIPEIEPENKTRINLCSARRQSNNMHPIQNATAKQFPFMAACLSLSDVHICSGTVIANGLILTTASCIQKQINAVLVNTISSRRTAQGAIRISVIKTEKFPSYNGEESLNDVGIVYTHKFNSSVASKIKLSNYTSAQNLVDMEIFGFGLNEQSGFAEQLQYAGVEHRFSGNPGNKLNVFIDCIETKQPTCFTDYGGPAIFGNELVGVIIKGSDHCIQEISPNYAINKEMATVLPTYSFKAWIDEKIREEEEKNIVSIPTFPQKLVGIEESKTKKVSSAFNSVACVYTIFLLCMFPFYFN